One genomic region from Gossypium hirsutum isolate 1008001.06 chromosome D13, Gossypium_hirsutum_v2.1, whole genome shotgun sequence encodes:
- the LOC107937271 gene encoding annexin A3 isoform X2, giving the protein MLHPHERDAIVAREALLQDNDTNHQALVEIFVGRKSSHIALIKQAYLSKYKTQLDQDIINIEPPHPYQKILVALSTSHKAHQADVNQHTAKCDARRLYETGEGSPGAIDEGTVLEIFTKRSIPHLKLTFSCYKHIYGHDYTKSITDVNSGEFEDALKKVVKCICNPPNYYVKILFASIKGMTADRGAITRVMVSRSETEMDEIQRVFKEKYGIELRETICNSIPSGDYRDFLLALANKTV; this is encoded by the exons ATGCTTCATCCTCATGAACGTGACGCCATTGTTGCTCGTGAAGCTCTTCTGCAAGATAATGATACTAATCATCAGGCTCTGGTGGAAATCTTTGTGGGAAGAAAATCAAGTCATATTGCGCTCATTAAACAAGCCTATCTATCGAAATATAAAACGCAGCtggatcaggatatcatcaatatcGAGCCTCCCCATCCTTACCAGAAG ATTCTGGTTGCATTATCCACATCACACAAGGCACACCAGGCAGATGTCAACCAACATACAGCGAAATGTGATGCGAGGAGGCTTTATGAGACAGGGGAAGGAAGTCCAGGCGCCATTGATGAAGGTACTGTGCTTGAGATTTTCACTAAAAGAAGCATTCCACATCTTAAGCTGACATTTTCTTGCTATAAACACATCTATGGACATGATTACACCAAG TCAATCACTGATGTCAATTCTGGGGAGTTTGAAGATGCATTAAAGAAGGTTGTTAAATGTATTTGCAACCCACCTAACTATTATGTAAAG ATTTTGTTTGCAAGCATTAAAGGAATGACAGCAGATAGAGGAGCCATAACACGAGTGATGGTGAGCAGATCGGAGACGGAAATGGATGAAATCCAAAGGGTTTTCAAggaaaaatatggaattgaattgagaGAAACCATATGTAACAGCATTCCCTCTGGGGATTACAGAGACTTCCTTCTTGCTTTAGCTAATAAAACAGTTTAG